The genomic stretch CTGGCGAATCCATCGGCCAATGTAACTGCCCTAGTTGGCCACTCGATCATTACTCCACCGCCCGATCACTTGATGAACGATGGGGACACGCTCGCTATTGGCTCTGTCCAATTGAAGGTCTTGATGACACCCGGTCACACAACTGCCGGAGTCTGTTTCTACGACGAAATAGAGGCTCGTCTCTTTACGGGCGACACGCTTTTCTTCAGTTCTGTTGGTCGCACCGATCTACCTGGTGGATCGACCGAGCAGTTGATTGATTCCATCAAAACGAAAATCCTGACTCTGCCAGACTCGGTGACTTGTCACCCCGGTCATGGCCCTGAGACAACGGTAGGTAACGAACGCGCCCACAATCCGTTCCTGACTGGGGGGCTTAGCTCCTTTTTTTAAGAATCAGGGAGATTCGCTTGGTGCCCCACAGCTTGCTGCGGGATGAAATTTGTAGGCAGGGTGGCCCACAGCTTGCTGTGGGATCAGTAAGCACGTAGATTGTCTTGATGACAAGATTGCGACACATAGACGACTTGCGGCACAGCCCGAATTGTTATAATCACAATTGCCGAACTCCGGATATCGTTGTGGTAGGGTTATGGGGACGGTGAGGTATTCACGGAACCCACAGCAAGCTGTGGGCCACCCAGAGAGGAACCACACCATGCTACTCCGTTCCTTCTATGTCCGCCCAACACTTGAGGTGGCTCCTGATCTCATTGGTAAGTACATCGTCTATAAAACACCGGCTTGCCGGCTCTCGGCGCGCATCGTTGAGGTCGAGGCGTATATTGGTACCGATGATCCCGCCTGTCATGCTGCGCGGGGAAGGACCAAACGCAATGAGGTCATGTTTGGTCCGCCTGGAATCAGCTATGTCTATTTTATCTATGGTATGTACCACTGTCTCAATATTGTGACTGAACCTGAAGGCTCCCCGGCGGCAGTGTTACTGCGTGGGGCAGAGCCGGTGGAGGGAATCGACGAGATGCGACGACATTCACCGAAAAGTAAACCTCACGAACTGCTCAACGGACCGGGGAAGTTCTGTCGCTCGTTCGGACTGGATCGCACGCACAATGGTCTTGATCTTGTCGGTGGTGAACTCTATCTTGAAGATCGTCACGAGGAAACCGCTAATGTGGGTCAGTCGAATCGTATTGGAATAAGTGTGGGCAAAGAACTCCCGTGGCGGTTTTATGACAGGAATTCGAGGGTGGTGAAGGGGTAGTTTGGTAGGGTAGGAGCCCCGCGCTCCTGCCAGATGTGTCGAGACTGATGATAGTCTCGACCTACTCAAGACAGACAGATTACGCAATCAATATTGTCCTTACCACCCCCCCCTCACTTTTTTCTGGCTGTTAGCCTTTCTTAAGCGTACCATAATTCAAAGAAATCACCTCGTTGGTTCTGCGCGAGTGGGAATCAATAGGTTGGTTAGGAACCCACAGCAAGGGATGGCAAGGACGGAAGTATTAGTAGTGTCAGGAGTGATAGGCGAATATGTTTGGTGAGGATTTTTTACAACGAGCGATAATAGCCGCCCCGGCAATTCTATTTGCGCTAACCGTGCATGAGTTTTTCCACGCCTGGACGGCTCTGCGGTACGGCGATACTACGGCGCGTGATGCCGGACGGTTGACCCTCAATCCGCTGGCTCATCTGGATTTGATGGGTACCGCCATGATGTTCCTGTCAGGATTTCGGTTTGGCTGGGCCAAACCGGTGCCGGTGAATCTGATGAATCTACGCGATCCGCGTCGAGCCAATTTCTGGATCTCAGCCGCTGGACCACTCTCTAATCTTGGATTGGCATTTATCTTCGGGTCTCTATTACGCATAGTAATGACGGTGGGAATAGATATGCCTATGGCGGTGCTGATGATTCTGAAGTTTTCAGTTATAATCAACTGCTCGCTGGCATTTTTTAATCTCATCCCACTTTTCCCGCTTGATGGTTCGCATATACTGCGCAGTATCCTTCCGCCGGAGCAGACTGCTTTCCTCGACAAGCTCCAGCGTTTTTCACCGATCATACTGATGCTCCTGATTTTCTCCGGTATGACCTGGATGATCCTCGGGCCGTTCGTCTCGGCGGCGGTCTATTTTTTCTCTGGCATAAGGCTGGGCTAAGCAACCGATGTTGTCCCGGACCACCATCGGTGGATTTATCCTTCTGAGTCTTATCGGCTGTGGAAGCTCCTATAGATCAGAAGACGTGCGAGAATCCGCATCAGGGGGTAAGGTTGATAAAATCAGAGCAGAAGCGTGGCTGTTTGATGCTCGTGTCTGGCGCGAAGGAAAACCAACTTCGTTCCGGCTGGAAGTCTATCGAACGGATTCAGTGACAGCTTTGAGCGGCCGTGGGTATCTTGGCAAAGGGGCGATGAAGGGAA from Candidatus Zixiibacteriota bacterium encodes the following:
- a CDS encoding MBL fold metallo-hydrolase, with product MKLQTLVVGMFEVNCFLYWDEDTGDGVIIDPGDEAQRIIEAVDQAGFTPKAILLTHGHGDHIVALTEVKEKYRIPLYIGDGEQDLLANPSANVTALVGHSIITPPPDHLMNDGDTLAIGSVQLKVLMTPGHTTAGVCFYDEIEARLFTGDTLFFSSVGRTDLPGGSTEQLIDSIKTKILTLPDSVTCHPGHGPETTVGNERAHNPFLTGGLSSFF
- a CDS encoding DNA-3-methyladenine glycosylase translates to MLLRSFYVRPTLEVAPDLIGKYIVYKTPACRLSARIVEVEAYIGTDDPACHAARGRTKRNEVMFGPPGISYVYFIYGMYHCLNIVTEPEGSPAAVLLRGAEPVEGIDEMRRHSPKSKPHELLNGPGKFCRSFGLDRTHNGLDLVGGELYLEDRHEETANVGQSNRIGISVGKELPWRFYDRNSRVVKG
- a CDS encoding site-2 protease family protein — translated: MFGEDFLQRAIIAAPAILFALTVHEFFHAWTALRYGDTTARDAGRLTLNPLAHLDLMGTAMMFLSGFRFGWAKPVPVNLMNLRDPRRANFWISAAGPLSNLGLAFIFGSLLRIVMTVGIDMPMAVLMILKFSVIINCSLAFFNLIPLFPLDGSHILRSILPPEQTAFLDKLQRFSPIILMLLIFSGMTWMILGPFVSAAVYFFSGIRLG